From a region of the Panicum virgatum strain AP13 chromosome 2K, P.virgatum_v5, whole genome shotgun sequence genome:
- the LOC120692134 gene encoding uncharacterized protein LOC120692134 isoform X1 — protein sequence MAASGSGGAGPGGRPWTAISTWAPGPGGGAVEDAISLETSDEDAEATPAGIVLSRPLPDGDGDAPPCEVTVSFRGKYEIHWVYVRSTARIYELYHSTDAKGTSKDYLCTARCGLAVKEPQPCGEESMSQRSGSAPTSDKREQETKSVSSSSDEESWVDVKIPESPTGNNSPEAQERHAIRICQENTLAHYEATAEMTDVSPCVSLTVRLLSLQSKTSVHIEEICIFADPVESTNDNSVKGPGNMGGSSLMAMLVPGLMQMSKSRNLKFDERYFSDGSRTQLAQDKESNPSEKIMQETGLSSTDNHKPSGIESVINSADSGTISNEKSNQSEFQLKDTNSLPLPLPVQTAESTQAPSVKDQQASGAGHLSNPLVNEFTPYYNHNIERKLDTLLSKVEKMELYCSRFEDNMIKPLGSIEARLQRLEEQFSSFSVEMQSLRGSPAVRSASDGISNMTNSQEETCAPAPVTDRKLGLAFKAPDFSSNDAHSYDPTSENQVNIHQSNVVPRLLVKVPDFIAQPELTGGDVHDGPSSPVCCAPSSEKERKISPGLVVKVPEFLDDDDDYDEEVEEEKEAEVGDNNDGNTQYDDARSKGTLDGTKSKKPLSINGALASALEALLTSSKGTSSLKPVVSTASNLSAEITNDSLSCSLSPENMGEKSTKYDSADQFLGTCDANLAGTFRSSQEIDATPHTSLSKKMLDSKVEINEQNADLNAEKVSFVASTESLDVASQPDTVEQSIDSGSQVDGQNNCPSLDTMPYAISTGPMGPPKPPAVFEAVDSEVHVNENRPAISLAEFLAARNASSGKNVTSEVCSGNDRPKKLSSERTLAGADKSLKNISQLLVKTALEVDADEGKHYSSVSIGANFYGSSSVDPGNAASGHNIITKEAVSDKACVLKNAESGFKLSVGMDSIFSQYPATDSMKEWIENCSSDLSPDDTFSKPNVMCSWLNLSSMEPFSVAPAKEPAVSANATSRNYVEDLEDIGDCPTATRISGEELQKVCDLLYEFKDDMLGLTSMDLEDIGDCPTATRISGEELQKVCDLLYEFRNSSDSEAQISDLEVIDNGAGGSAQLFSTFSSSDDDASAADVPLVDVADLTTPSEPCASAFNEPLVDVTDLTNPSGTKAASVNEPLAAVDLPNPSETSASDVNDEPLASVDDLPKALETLSGGTSGEHPGSLI from the exons ATGGCGGCGTCGGGATCGGGGGGCGCCGGgcccggcggccggccctggaCGGCGATCAGCACGTGGGCGCcgggccccggcggcggggccgtggaGGACGCCATCTCGTTGGAGACCTCCGACGAGGACGCCGAGGCCACCCCCGCGGGCATCGTACTCTCACGTCCGCTGCCTGATGGGGACGGGGACGCCCCTCCCTGCGAGGTCACTG TTAGTTTCAGGGGAAAGTATGAGATTCACTGGGTATATGTGCGAAGCACAGCTCGGATTTATGAACTGTACCATTCTACTGATGCAAAGGGTACCAGCAAGGATTATCTATGCACTGCCCGTTGTGGACTTGCTGTTAAAGAACCACAGCCCTGTGGTGAAGAAAGTATGTCTCAGCGGAGTGGCAGTGCTCCAACTAGTGACAAGCGTGAACAGGAGACCAAAAGTGTAAGCAGTAGTAGTGATGAAGAGAGTTGGGTTGATGTCAAAATTCCAGAATCTCCTACAGGAAATAACTCGCCAGAAGCTCAAGAAAGGCATGCAATCAGAATCTGCCAAGAAAATACTCTG GCACACTATGAAGCTACTGCTGAGATGACTGATGTGAGCCCATGTGTGTCTCTCACTGTCCGTCTTCTGTCACTTCAGTCAAAAACATCAGTGCACATTGAGGAGATCTGCATATTTGCTGACCCTGTTGAATCTACCAATGATAATTCAGTAAAAGGTCCTGGAAACATGGGTGGTAGTTCTTTGATGGCTATGCTTGTTCCTGGACTTATGCAAATGTCTAAATCaagaaatttgaaatttgatgaGAGATACTTTTCTGATGGATCAAGGACTCAACTTGCCCAAGATAAAGAGAGCAACCCATCTGAAAAGATTATGCAGGAAACAGGGCTAAGTAGCACAGATAATCATAAGCCATCAGGGATAGAAAGTGTAATAAATTCTGCAGACAGTGGAACAATATCTAATGAAAAAAGCAACCAAAGTGAGTTCCAGTTGAAGGACACCAATTCTCTACCATTGCCTTTGCCTGTGCAAACAGCAGAAAGCACACAAGCGCCATCAGTGAAGGACCAGCAAGCATCAGGCGCGGGTCATCTTTCTAATCCCCTTGTGAATGAATTTACTCCTTATTATAATCATAATATTGAGAGAAAGCTGGATACTCTGCTATCTAAGGTTGAGAAGATGGAATTATACTGCTCCAGGTTTGAAGACAACATGATAAAGCCCCTCGGTAGCATTGAGGCACGGCTTCAGCGACTGGAGGAACAGTTTAGTTCATTCTCTGTGGAGATGCAGTCTTTGCGAGGTTCTCCCGCAGTTAGATCAGCATCAGATGGTATATCTAATATGACTAACTCACAGGAGGAAACATGTGCTCCTGCTCCTGTAACTGACAGGAAGCTTGGTTTAGCTTTCAAGGCGCCAGATTTTTCTTCTAATGATGCCCATTCTTACGACCCCACCAGTGAAAACCAAGTTAATATTCACCAGTCTAATGTGGTGCCAAGGCTACTTGTGAAGGTCCCTGATTTTATTGCTCAACCTGAGTTAACTGGTGGAGACGTTCATGATGGGCCTTCCTCGCCTGTCTGTTGTGCTCCATCTTCTGAAAAGGAGCGTAAGATTTCCCCAGGTTTAGTTGTCAAGGTTCCTGAATTCCTAGATGACGATGATGATTATGACGAAGAAGTGGAGGAAGAGAAAGAAGCAGAAGTTGGGGATAATAATGATGGTAACACACAATATGATGATGCTCGGAGCAAAGGCACTCTTGATGGCACCAAGAGCAAAAAACCTTTATCTATCAATGGTGCATTGGCTTCCGCATTAGAGGCATTACTCACTTCCAGCAAAGGAACATCATCTTTGAAACCTGTTGTTTCCACTGCCAGTAATTTAAGTGCTGAAATTACTAATGATTCCTTGAGTTGTTCTCTTTCTCCTGAAAACATGGGcgagaagtccactaaatatgATTCAGCCGACCAATTTCTGGGTACATGTGATGCAAATTTGGCTGGTACCTTCAGATCTTCTCAGGAAATTGATGCAACTCCACATACTTCTCTCTCAAAGAAAATGTTGGATAGCAAGGTTGAGATAAATGAACAGAACGCTGATCTTAATGCAGAAAAGGTGTCATTTGTTGCAAGCACAGAATCATTGGATGTCGCTTCACAGCCTGATACTGTTGAGCAATCCATTGATAGTGGAAGTCAGGTAGATGGACAAAACAATTGTCCTAGTTTGGACACAATGCCATATGCCATAAGCACTGGACCTATGGGACCTCCTAAGCCTCCTGCAGTTTTTGAAGCTGTTGATAGTGAAGTTCATGTTAATGAAAATAGACCTGCCATATCCTTAGCAGAGTTTCTTGCTGCAAGAAATGCTAGCTCTGGTAAGAATGTTACTTCTGAGGTATGCAGCGGTAATGACAGGCCTAAAAAACTGTCCTCTGAGAGAACATTGGCTGGAGCTGATAAAAGCTTAAAAAATATCAGTCAACTTCTAGTGAAGACAGCACTTGAGGTTGATGCGGATGAGGGGAAGCATTATTCTAGTGTATCCATTGGggcaaatttttatgggtcaAGCAGTGTAGATCCGGGAAATGCTGCTAGTGGGCACAATATCATTACAAAAGAAGCTGTCTCAGATAAGGCCTGTGTCCTAAAGAATGCAGAGAGTGGCTTTAAGCTCTCTGTTGGGATGGACTCCATATTTTCTCAGTATCCTGCTACTGATTCCATGAAAGAATGGATTGAGAACTGCAGCTCAGACTTGAGCCCAGATGATACCTTCTCAAAACCAAATGTGATGTGTTCCTGGTTAAATTTGAGTAGTATGGAGCCGTTTAGTGTGGCACCTGCCAAAGAACCTGCTGTTTCAGCGAATGCCACATCGAGAAATTACGTGGAGGAtcttgaagacattggagattGTCCTACGGCAACACGGATTTCTGGGGAAGAGCTGCAAAAGGTTTGTGACTTGCTTTATGAGTTTAAGGATGATATGTTGGGCCTGACCTCCATGGAtcttgaagacattggagattGTCCTACGGCAACACGGATTTCTGGGGAAGAGCTGCAAAAGGTTTGTGACTTGCTTTATGAGTTTAGGAATTCATCTGACTCTGAAGCGCAAATTTCTGATCTGGAGGTCATTGACAATGGCGCTGGGGGCTCAGCTCAATTGTTCAGTACATTCTCATCTTCGGATGATGATGCTTCTGCTGCGGACGTGCCTTTAGTTGATGTTGCTGACCTTACCACACCATCCGAACCATGTGCTTCTGCCTTCAACGAGCCTTTGGTTGATGTCACTGATCTGACCAACCCTTCTGGGACAAAAGCTGCTTCTGTGAACGAGCCTTTGGCAGCTGTTGACCTGCCAAACCCTTCGGAGACATCTGCTTCTGACGTGAACGACGAGCCGTTGGCCAGTGTGGATGATCTGCCAAAAGCTCTGGAGACGTTATCTGGTGGGACCAGTGGAGAACATCCTGGCAGTCTTATATAG
- the LOC120692134 gene encoding uncharacterized protein LOC120692134 isoform X3 yields MAASGSGGAGPGGRPWTAISTWAPGPGGGAVEDAISLETSDEDAEATPAGIVLSRPLPDGDGDAPPCEVTVSFRGKYEIHWVYVRSTARIYELYHSTDAKGTSKDYLCTARCGLAVKEPQPCGEESMSQRSGSAPTSDKREQETKSVSSSSDEESWVDVKIPESPTGNNSPEAQERHAIRICQENTLAHYEATAEMTDVSPCVSLTVRLLSLQSKTSVHIEEICIFADPVESTNDNSVKGPGNMGGSSLMAMLVPGLMQMSKSRNLKFDERYFSDGSRTQLAQDKESNPSEKIMQETGLSSTDNHKPSGIESVINSADSGTISNEKSNQSEFQLKDTNSLPLPLPVQTAESTQAPSVKDQQASGAGHLSNPLVNEFTPYYNHNIERKLDTLLSKVEKMELYCSRFEDNMIKPLGSIEARLQRLEEQFSSFSVEMQSLRGSPAVRSASDGISNMTNSQEETCAPAPVTDRKLGLAFKAPDFSSNDAHSYDPTSENQVNIHQSNVVPRLLVKVPDFIAQPELTGGDVHDGPSSPVCCAPSSEKERKISPGLVVKVPEFLDDDDDYDEEVEEEKEAEVGDNNDGNTQYDDARSKGTLDGTKSKKPLSINGALASALEALLTSSKGTSSLKPVVSTASNLSAEITNDSLSCSLSPENMGEKSTKYDSADQFLGTCDANLAGTFRSSQEIDATPHTSLSKKMLDSKVEINEQNADLNAEKVSFVASTESLDVASQPDTVEQSIDSGSQVDGQNNCPSLDTMPYAISTGPMGPPKPPAVFEAVDSEVHVNENRPAISLAEFLAARNASSGKNVTSEVCSGNDRPKKLSSERTLAGADKSLKNISQLLVKTALEVDADEGKHYSSVSIGANFYGSSSVDPGNAASGHNIITKEAVSDKACVLKNAESGFKLSVGMDSIFSQYPATDSMKEWIENCSSDLSPDDTFSKPNVMCSWLNLSSMEPFSVAPAKEPAVSANATSRNYVEDLEDIGDCPTATRISGEELQKVCDLLYEFRNSSDSEAQISDLEVIDNGAGGSAQLFSTFSSSDDDASAADVPLVDVADLTTPSEPCASAFNEPLVDVTDLTNPSGTKAASVNEPLAAVDLPNPSETSASDVNDEPLASVDDLPKALETLSGGTSGEHPGSLI; encoded by the exons ATGGCGGCGTCGGGATCGGGGGGCGCCGGgcccggcggccggccctggaCGGCGATCAGCACGTGGGCGCcgggccccggcggcggggccgtggaGGACGCCATCTCGTTGGAGACCTCCGACGAGGACGCCGAGGCCACCCCCGCGGGCATCGTACTCTCACGTCCGCTGCCTGATGGGGACGGGGACGCCCCTCCCTGCGAGGTCACTG TTAGTTTCAGGGGAAAGTATGAGATTCACTGGGTATATGTGCGAAGCACAGCTCGGATTTATGAACTGTACCATTCTACTGATGCAAAGGGTACCAGCAAGGATTATCTATGCACTGCCCGTTGTGGACTTGCTGTTAAAGAACCACAGCCCTGTGGTGAAGAAAGTATGTCTCAGCGGAGTGGCAGTGCTCCAACTAGTGACAAGCGTGAACAGGAGACCAAAAGTGTAAGCAGTAGTAGTGATGAAGAGAGTTGGGTTGATGTCAAAATTCCAGAATCTCCTACAGGAAATAACTCGCCAGAAGCTCAAGAAAGGCATGCAATCAGAATCTGCCAAGAAAATACTCTG GCACACTATGAAGCTACTGCTGAGATGACTGATGTGAGCCCATGTGTGTCTCTCACTGTCCGTCTTCTGTCACTTCAGTCAAAAACATCAGTGCACATTGAGGAGATCTGCATATTTGCTGACCCTGTTGAATCTACCAATGATAATTCAGTAAAAGGTCCTGGAAACATGGGTGGTAGTTCTTTGATGGCTATGCTTGTTCCTGGACTTATGCAAATGTCTAAATCaagaaatttgaaatttgatgaGAGATACTTTTCTGATGGATCAAGGACTCAACTTGCCCAAGATAAAGAGAGCAACCCATCTGAAAAGATTATGCAGGAAACAGGGCTAAGTAGCACAGATAATCATAAGCCATCAGGGATAGAAAGTGTAATAAATTCTGCAGACAGTGGAACAATATCTAATGAAAAAAGCAACCAAAGTGAGTTCCAGTTGAAGGACACCAATTCTCTACCATTGCCTTTGCCTGTGCAAACAGCAGAAAGCACACAAGCGCCATCAGTGAAGGACCAGCAAGCATCAGGCGCGGGTCATCTTTCTAATCCCCTTGTGAATGAATTTACTCCTTATTATAATCATAATATTGAGAGAAAGCTGGATACTCTGCTATCTAAGGTTGAGAAGATGGAATTATACTGCTCCAGGTTTGAAGACAACATGATAAAGCCCCTCGGTAGCATTGAGGCACGGCTTCAGCGACTGGAGGAACAGTTTAGTTCATTCTCTGTGGAGATGCAGTCTTTGCGAGGTTCTCCCGCAGTTAGATCAGCATCAGATGGTATATCTAATATGACTAACTCACAGGAGGAAACATGTGCTCCTGCTCCTGTAACTGACAGGAAGCTTGGTTTAGCTTTCAAGGCGCCAGATTTTTCTTCTAATGATGCCCATTCTTACGACCCCACCAGTGAAAACCAAGTTAATATTCACCAGTCTAATGTGGTGCCAAGGCTACTTGTGAAGGTCCCTGATTTTATTGCTCAACCTGAGTTAACTGGTGGAGACGTTCATGATGGGCCTTCCTCGCCTGTCTGTTGTGCTCCATCTTCTGAAAAGGAGCGTAAGATTTCCCCAGGTTTAGTTGTCAAGGTTCCTGAATTCCTAGATGACGATGATGATTATGACGAAGAAGTGGAGGAAGAGAAAGAAGCAGAAGTTGGGGATAATAATGATGGTAACACACAATATGATGATGCTCGGAGCAAAGGCACTCTTGATGGCACCAAGAGCAAAAAACCTTTATCTATCAATGGTGCATTGGCTTCCGCATTAGAGGCATTACTCACTTCCAGCAAAGGAACATCATCTTTGAAACCTGTTGTTTCCACTGCCAGTAATTTAAGTGCTGAAATTACTAATGATTCCTTGAGTTGTTCTCTTTCTCCTGAAAACATGGGcgagaagtccactaaatatgATTCAGCCGACCAATTTCTGGGTACATGTGATGCAAATTTGGCTGGTACCTTCAGATCTTCTCAGGAAATTGATGCAACTCCACATACTTCTCTCTCAAAGAAAATGTTGGATAGCAAGGTTGAGATAAATGAACAGAACGCTGATCTTAATGCAGAAAAGGTGTCATTTGTTGCAAGCACAGAATCATTGGATGTCGCTTCACAGCCTGATACTGTTGAGCAATCCATTGATAGTGGAAGTCAGGTAGATGGACAAAACAATTGTCCTAGTTTGGACACAATGCCATATGCCATAAGCACTGGACCTATGGGACCTCCTAAGCCTCCTGCAGTTTTTGAAGCTGTTGATAGTGAAGTTCATGTTAATGAAAATAGACCTGCCATATCCTTAGCAGAGTTTCTTGCTGCAAGAAATGCTAGCTCTGGTAAGAATGTTACTTCTGAGGTATGCAGCGGTAATGACAGGCCTAAAAAACTGTCCTCTGAGAGAACATTGGCTGGAGCTGATAAAAGCTTAAAAAATATCAGTCAACTTCTAGTGAAGACAGCACTTGAGGTTGATGCGGATGAGGGGAAGCATTATTCTAGTGTATCCATTGGggcaaatttttatgggtcaAGCAGTGTAGATCCGGGAAATGCTGCTAGTGGGCACAATATCATTACAAAAGAAGCTGTCTCAGATAAGGCCTGTGTCCTAAAGAATGCAGAGAGTGGCTTTAAGCTCTCTGTTGGGATGGACTCCATATTTTCTCAGTATCCTGCTACTGATTCCATGAAAGAATGGATTGAGAACTGCAGCTCAGACTTGAGCCCAGATGATACCTTCTCAAAACCAAATGTGATGTGTTCCTGGTTAAATTTGAGTAGTATGGAGCCGTTTAGTGTGGCACCTGCCAAAGAACCTGCTGTTTCAGCGAATGCCACATCGAGAAATTACGTGGAGGAtcttgaagac attggagattGTCCTACGGCAACACGGATTTCTGGGGAAGAGCTGCAAAAGGTTTGTGACTTGCTTTATGAGTTTAGGAATTCATCTGACTCTGAAGCGCAAATTTCTGATCTGGAGGTCATTGACAATGGCGCTGGGGGCTCAGCTCAATTGTTCAGTACATTCTCATCTTCGGATGATGATGCTTCTGCTGCGGACGTGCCTTTAGTTGATGTTGCTGACCTTACCACACCATCCGAACCATGTGCTTCTGCCTTCAACGAGCCTTTGGTTGATGTCACTGATCTGACCAACCCTTCTGGGACAAAAGCTGCTTCTGTGAACGAGCCTTTGGCAGCTGTTGACCTGCCAAACCCTTCGGAGACATCTGCTTCTGACGTGAACGACGAGCCGTTGGCCAGTGTGGATGATCTGCCAAAAGCTCTGGAGACGTTATCTGGTGGGACCAGTGGAGAACATCCTGGCAGTCTTATATAG
- the LOC120692134 gene encoding uncharacterized protein LOC120692134 isoform X2: MAASGSGGAGPGGRPWTAISTWAPGPGGGAVEDAISLETSDEDAEATPAGIVLSRPLPDGDGDAPPCEVTVSFRGKYEIHWVYVRSTARIYELYHSTDAKGTSKDYLCTARCGLAVKEPQPCGEESMSQRSGSAPTSDKREQETKSVSSSSDEESWVDVKIPESPTGNNSPEAQERHAIRICQENTLAHYEATAEMTDVSPCVSLTVRLLSLQSKTSVHIEEICIFADPVESTNDNSVKGPGNMGGSSLMAMLVPGLMQMSKSRNLKFDERYFSDGSRTQLAQDKESNPSEKIMQETGLSSTDNHKPSGIESVINSADSGTISNEKSNQSEFQLKDTNSLPLPLPVQTAESTQAPSVKDQQASGAGHLSNPLVNEFTPYYNHNIERKLDTLLSKVEKMELYCSRFEDNMIKPLGSIEARLQRLEEQFSSFSVEMQSLRGSPAVRSASDGISNMTNSQEETCAPAPVTDRKLGLAFKAPDFSSNDAHSYDPTSENQVNIHQSNVVPRLLVKVPDFIAQPELTGGDVHDGPSSPVCCAPSSEKERKISPGLVVKVPEFLDDDDDYDEEVEEEKEAEVGDNNDGNTQYDDARSKGTLDGTKSKKPLSINGALASALEALLTSSKGTSSLKPVVSTASNLSAEITNDSLSCSLSPENMGEKSTKYDSADQFLGTCDANLAGTFRSSQEIDATPHTSLSKKMLDSKVEINEQNADLNAEKVSFVASTESLDVASQPDTVEQSIDSGSQVDGQNNCPSLDTMPYAISTGPMGPPKPPAVFEAVDSEVHVNENRPAISLAEFLAARNASSGKNVTSEVCSGNDRPKKLSSERTLAGADKSLKNISQLLVKTALEVDADEGKHYSSVSIGANFYGSSSVDPGNAASGHNIITKEAVSDKACVLKNAESGFKLSVGMDSIFSQYPATDSMKEWIENCSSDLSPDDTFSKPNVMCSWLNLSSMEPFSVAPAKEPAVSANATSRNYVEDLEDIGDCPTATRISGEELQKVCDLLYEFKDDMLGLTSMDLEDIGDCPTATRISGEELQKVCDLLYEFRNSSDSEAQISDLEVIDNGAGGSAQLFSTFSSSDDDASAADVPLVDVADLTNPSGTKAASVNEPLAAVDLPNPSETSASDVNDEPLASVDDLPKALETLSGGTSGEHPGSLI, translated from the exons ATGGCGGCGTCGGGATCGGGGGGCGCCGGgcccggcggccggccctggaCGGCGATCAGCACGTGGGCGCcgggccccggcggcggggccgtggaGGACGCCATCTCGTTGGAGACCTCCGACGAGGACGCCGAGGCCACCCCCGCGGGCATCGTACTCTCACGTCCGCTGCCTGATGGGGACGGGGACGCCCCTCCCTGCGAGGTCACTG TTAGTTTCAGGGGAAAGTATGAGATTCACTGGGTATATGTGCGAAGCACAGCTCGGATTTATGAACTGTACCATTCTACTGATGCAAAGGGTACCAGCAAGGATTATCTATGCACTGCCCGTTGTGGACTTGCTGTTAAAGAACCACAGCCCTGTGGTGAAGAAAGTATGTCTCAGCGGAGTGGCAGTGCTCCAACTAGTGACAAGCGTGAACAGGAGACCAAAAGTGTAAGCAGTAGTAGTGATGAAGAGAGTTGGGTTGATGTCAAAATTCCAGAATCTCCTACAGGAAATAACTCGCCAGAAGCTCAAGAAAGGCATGCAATCAGAATCTGCCAAGAAAATACTCTG GCACACTATGAAGCTACTGCTGAGATGACTGATGTGAGCCCATGTGTGTCTCTCACTGTCCGTCTTCTGTCACTTCAGTCAAAAACATCAGTGCACATTGAGGAGATCTGCATATTTGCTGACCCTGTTGAATCTACCAATGATAATTCAGTAAAAGGTCCTGGAAACATGGGTGGTAGTTCTTTGATGGCTATGCTTGTTCCTGGACTTATGCAAATGTCTAAATCaagaaatttgaaatttgatgaGAGATACTTTTCTGATGGATCAAGGACTCAACTTGCCCAAGATAAAGAGAGCAACCCATCTGAAAAGATTATGCAGGAAACAGGGCTAAGTAGCACAGATAATCATAAGCCATCAGGGATAGAAAGTGTAATAAATTCTGCAGACAGTGGAACAATATCTAATGAAAAAAGCAACCAAAGTGAGTTCCAGTTGAAGGACACCAATTCTCTACCATTGCCTTTGCCTGTGCAAACAGCAGAAAGCACACAAGCGCCATCAGTGAAGGACCAGCAAGCATCAGGCGCGGGTCATCTTTCTAATCCCCTTGTGAATGAATTTACTCCTTATTATAATCATAATATTGAGAGAAAGCTGGATACTCTGCTATCTAAGGTTGAGAAGATGGAATTATACTGCTCCAGGTTTGAAGACAACATGATAAAGCCCCTCGGTAGCATTGAGGCACGGCTTCAGCGACTGGAGGAACAGTTTAGTTCATTCTCTGTGGAGATGCAGTCTTTGCGAGGTTCTCCCGCAGTTAGATCAGCATCAGATGGTATATCTAATATGACTAACTCACAGGAGGAAACATGTGCTCCTGCTCCTGTAACTGACAGGAAGCTTGGTTTAGCTTTCAAGGCGCCAGATTTTTCTTCTAATGATGCCCATTCTTACGACCCCACCAGTGAAAACCAAGTTAATATTCACCAGTCTAATGTGGTGCCAAGGCTACTTGTGAAGGTCCCTGATTTTATTGCTCAACCTGAGTTAACTGGTGGAGACGTTCATGATGGGCCTTCCTCGCCTGTCTGTTGTGCTCCATCTTCTGAAAAGGAGCGTAAGATTTCCCCAGGTTTAGTTGTCAAGGTTCCTGAATTCCTAGATGACGATGATGATTATGACGAAGAAGTGGAGGAAGAGAAAGAAGCAGAAGTTGGGGATAATAATGATGGTAACACACAATATGATGATGCTCGGAGCAAAGGCACTCTTGATGGCACCAAGAGCAAAAAACCTTTATCTATCAATGGTGCATTGGCTTCCGCATTAGAGGCATTACTCACTTCCAGCAAAGGAACATCATCTTTGAAACCTGTTGTTTCCACTGCCAGTAATTTAAGTGCTGAAATTACTAATGATTCCTTGAGTTGTTCTCTTTCTCCTGAAAACATGGGcgagaagtccactaaatatgATTCAGCCGACCAATTTCTGGGTACATGTGATGCAAATTTGGCTGGTACCTTCAGATCTTCTCAGGAAATTGATGCAACTCCACATACTTCTCTCTCAAAGAAAATGTTGGATAGCAAGGTTGAGATAAATGAACAGAACGCTGATCTTAATGCAGAAAAGGTGTCATTTGTTGCAAGCACAGAATCATTGGATGTCGCTTCACAGCCTGATACTGTTGAGCAATCCATTGATAGTGGAAGTCAGGTAGATGGACAAAACAATTGTCCTAGTTTGGACACAATGCCATATGCCATAAGCACTGGACCTATGGGACCTCCTAAGCCTCCTGCAGTTTTTGAAGCTGTTGATAGTGAAGTTCATGTTAATGAAAATAGACCTGCCATATCCTTAGCAGAGTTTCTTGCTGCAAGAAATGCTAGCTCTGGTAAGAATGTTACTTCTGAGGTATGCAGCGGTAATGACAGGCCTAAAAAACTGTCCTCTGAGAGAACATTGGCTGGAGCTGATAAAAGCTTAAAAAATATCAGTCAACTTCTAGTGAAGACAGCACTTGAGGTTGATGCGGATGAGGGGAAGCATTATTCTAGTGTATCCATTGGggcaaatttttatgggtcaAGCAGTGTAGATCCGGGAAATGCTGCTAGTGGGCACAATATCATTACAAAAGAAGCTGTCTCAGATAAGGCCTGTGTCCTAAAGAATGCAGAGAGTGGCTTTAAGCTCTCTGTTGGGATGGACTCCATATTTTCTCAGTATCCTGCTACTGATTCCATGAAAGAATGGATTGAGAACTGCAGCTCAGACTTGAGCCCAGATGATACCTTCTCAAAACCAAATGTGATGTGTTCCTGGTTAAATTTGAGTAGTATGGAGCCGTTTAGTGTGGCACCTGCCAAAGAACCTGCTGTTTCAGCGAATGCCACATCGAGAAATTACGTGGAGGAtcttgaagacattggagattGTCCTACGGCAACACGGATTTCTGGGGAAGAGCTGCAAAAGGTTTGTGACTTGCTTTATGAGTTTAAGGATGATATGTTGGGCCTGACCTCCATGGAtcttgaagacattggagattGTCCTACGGCAACACGGATTTCTGGGGAAGAGCTGCAAAAGGTTTGTGACTTGCTTTATGAGTTTAGGAATTCATCTGACTCTGAAGCGCAAATTTCTGATCTGGAGGTCATTGACAATGGCGCTGGGGGCTCAGCTCAATTGTTCAGTACATTCTCATCTTCGGATGATGATGCTTCTGCTGCGGACGTGCCTTTAGTTGATGTTGCTGAC CTGACCAACCCTTCTGGGACAAAAGCTGCTTCTGTGAACGAGCCTTTGGCAGCTGTTGACCTGCCAAACCCTTCGGAGACATCTGCTTCTGACGTGAACGACGAGCCGTTGGCCAGTGTGGATGATCTGCCAAAAGCTCTGGAGACGTTATCTGGTGGGACCAGTGGAGAACATCCTGGCAGTCTTATATAG